From the Candidatus Woesearchaeota archaeon genome, one window contains:
- the pyk gene encoding pyruvate kinase: MDKFTKIVCTIGPASDSKEIIEKLYKAGMNIARLNFSHGSYEYFEKAIKNIRSVSDEIAILLDTKGPEIRTGEVENNHLELNENDKLIITKEQIIGNKEQISTDYSKIDKLEIGNTILIDDGLIECRVIENLKDAIKVKILNGGILGSKKTVSIRGHNVKIPFLMEKDIEDIKFGIKHNVDFIAASFVRKPHEVHQIKDLLEEKGGEHIKIISKIEHASSVENFDEILNLSDAIMVARGDLGVELPLEKVPEIQEMIIRKCREKGKPVIVATQMLESMKEHPRPTRAEVADVAVAILQGTDAIMLSGETASGKYPLKAVQMMTTIAKEYDLKVKGGLIENLNDLDKEKINISLFITNTAYHAARDLKTKAILVPTESGFTARNVSRFRPECPIYTMSREMTVVRQLQLSRGVFPYHSNIKHEKRDIMINELVKIVHDKNKVKENDKIVITAGFRPANKGNTNLIEIYKVKEIIERIKNNQSTL; this comes from the coding sequence AAAGAAATAATTGAAAAATTATACAAAGCAGGAATGAATATTGCAAGATTAAACTTTTCTCATGGAAGCTATGAATACTTTGAGAAAGCAATAAAAAATATTAGAAGTGTAAGTGATGAAATTGCTATTCTATTAGATACTAAAGGACCTGAAATTAGAACTGGAGAAGTTGAAAACAACCATCTAGAACTAAATGAAAATGATAAATTAATTATTACTAAAGAACAAATTATTGGAAATAAAGAACAAATTTCAACAGACTACTCTAAAATCGATAAATTAGAAATAGGAAATACTATTCTAATTGATGATGGTTTAATTGAATGTAGAGTAATAGAAAATTTAAAAGATGCAATTAAAGTGAAAATCTTAAATGGTGGAATTTTAGGATCAAAAAAAACTGTATCTATTAGAGGACATAATGTAAAAATACCTTTCTTAATGGAAAAAGATATTGAAGACATCAAATTTGGAATTAAACACAATGTAGATTTCATTGCAGCATCCTTTGTAAGAAAACCTCACGAAGTTCATCAAATCAAAGACTTACTTGAAGAAAAAGGAGGAGAACATATAAAAATTATATCAAAAATTGAACATGCATCCTCTGTAGAAAATTTCGATGAAATATTAAACCTCTCTGATGCAATTATGGTTGCAAGAGGAGACTTAGGAGTAGAATTACCACTAGAAAAAGTTCCAGAAATTCAAGAAATGATTATCCGAAAATGTCGTGAAAAAGGAAAACCTGTAATTGTAGCAACTCAAATGCTTGAAAGTATGAAAGAACATCCTCGTCCAACAAGAGCAGAAGTTGCAGATGTTGCAGTAGCAATTCTTCAAGGAACAGATGCCATAATGCTTAGTGGTGAGACAGCATCAGGAAAATATCCATTAAAAGCTGTTCAAATGATGACAACAATTGCAAAAGAATATGATTTAAAAGTAAAAGGAGGATTAATTGAAAATCTAAATGACTTAGATAAAGAAAAAATAAATATTTCATTATTTATCACAAACACTGCATATCACGCGGCAAGAGATTTGAAAACAAAAGCAATCCTAGTTCCAACTGAAAGTGGATTTACTGCAAGAAATGTCTCCAGATTTAGACCTGAATGTCCAATATATACTATGAGTCGTGAAATGACAGTTGTAAGACAATTACAACTTTCAAGAGGAGTATTCCCATACCACTCAAATATCAAACATGAAAAAAGAGATATAATGATTAATGAATTAGTGAAAATAGTTCATGATAAAAATAAAGTAAAAGAAAATGATAAAATAGTAATAACTGCAGGATTCAGGCCAGCAAATAAAGGTAACACTAACTTAATTGAAATATATAAAGTAAAAGAAATAATAGAAAGAATTAAAAATAATCAAAGTACTCTCTAA